DNA from Hwangdonia lutea:
TTTTGGGATGCTTATAAAGGAGAAGAATTTTTTCCGTTTTTAGTACAGGCAAACGAGGTATTAAAAGACATTGTTAAAGTTGATACTGCTGATAAAGAGGTAGAGCCTCAAGATGAAGAAAATGCAGAAGACTCACAAATTGATGCGCTTTTGGGTGAAGCTGAAACCGATTCAACGGCTGTTTCTAGTGTAAATCCAATTTTCGATTTAATTAAAGGTCAAGGTTACCAAGGTGGCCCTGTCATTGCAAGTTTCGAATTAAAAGATAAAGAAACTGTTTTAAATTATTTAAACTTACCACAAGTAAGAGCTTTATTGCCAGCAGAACAACGTTACGTAAAGTTTGCTTTTGGTAAACAAAAAAAGAATAGCGAGCTAGTAGATTTATACGCTTTGGTTGGTAACAGAGAAAATGTGCCGCCTTTAAGTGGTGCCGTTGTTACCGATGCGCGTAACCAATTCGGGCCAACAGGTAAGTCTGAAGTGTCTATGCAAATGAATTCTAAGGGCGCTAAGGTTTGGGAAGAAATGACTGGGAATGCCTTCAACCAAGGCAGTCAAATTGCCATTGTTTTAGATAATATTGTGTATTCTGCACCTGGTGTAACTACAGGGCCTATTGCCGGAGGAAGCTCTTCAATTTCTGGAGATTTTACATTAAACGAAGCTATCGATTTAGCCAATGTACTACGTGCAGGTAAATTACCGGCATCGGCCGATATCATTTCGAGTGAAGTAGTTGGTCCATCATTAGGGCAAGAAGCTATTGATAGTGGTACCAAATCGTTTATGATTGCCTTGGCATTAGTATTACTTTGGATGATTTTCTATTACGGAAAAGCGGGTGGATTTGCAGACATCGCCATGGCGTTGAATATCTTATTAATCTTTGGTATTTTATCTGGTTTAGGAGCCGTATTAACTTTACCGGGTATTGCAGGTATTGTGTTAACTATTGGTATGTCGGTTGATGCGAACGTGCTTATCTTCGAGCGTATTCGTGAGGAAATCGTAAAAGGTAAAGGACAAAAAGAAGCAATTCAAGACGGATTTAGTAACGCCTTATCTTCTATTTTAGATGCCAATATTACAACCGGTTTAACAGCATTAATCTTATTTATTTTTGGAACAGGCCCTATTAAAGGATTTGCAACCACCTTATTAATAGGTATCGCAACATCTTTATTTACGGCTATTTTCATCACCAGATTATTAGTAGATTGGTATGTAAACAGAGGCGGAAAGTTAGATTTCTCAACCGCATTAACTAAAAACTTATTCAGAAATATTAGCATTGAATTCTTAAAGAAACGTAAGGTAGCTTATGTGGTTTCTGCAGTATTTATTGTAGTAAGTTTAGGTTCGTTGTTTACAAATAGCTTAGACCAAGGTGTCGATTTTGTTGGTGGTAGAACCTATCAAGTGCGTTTTGACCAAGATGTTAGTGCTGCCGAAATTACCGATGTACTTTCGCAACCGGAAATTTTTGGAAGCGCAGATGCTAAAACCTTTGGTAGTGCCAATCAATTAAAAATTACTACTAAGTATAAAGTTAACGAAACAGGATCTGAAGTTGATGAAGAAATTAGAAAAGCATTATATGATGGTCTTGTTCCTTATTTAGAAGGAATATCTTATGAAGAATTTATAGATTTAAACGATGTAAACAAACAAGTTGGATTACTTGAATCTTACAAAGTATCGCCAACCATTGCCGACGATATTAAACAAGCCTCGGTATGGGCGGTATTGGGCTCGTTAATAGTAGTGTTCCTTTATATCTTATTCCGATTTAAGAAATGGCAGTACTCATTGGGTGCGGTATCAGCGGTTTTCCACGATGTATTAATTGTATTGGGGGTATTCTCGTTAACCTATAAATTCATGCCGTTCAGTATGGAAATAGACCAAGCCTTTATCGCAGCCATATTAACTGTTATTGGTTACTCGTTAAACGATACCGTGGTTGTATTCGATAGAATTCGTGAGTTTTTTAACGAGCACACCTCTTGGAAATTCGATAAAGTTGTAAACGTATCATTAAGCAGTACTTTAAGTAGAACACTAAATACATCATTAACAACGTTAGTAGTGTTGTTATCCATCTTTATTTTTGGTGGCGATTCAATTCGAGGCTTTATGTTTGCCTTAATTGTGGGTGTTATAGTTGGTACGTATTCATCGTTGTTTATAGCAACACCAATCATGTACGATTCAGTAAATAAATTACAAGGAAAAAAGAAGAACGACTAACTCAAATTTTTTCTTTATAATGAGAAGCCTATCATGTATTTGATAGGCTTTTCTATTTTAGATATTTAATGCTTTCCTTTTTTTACCGGTAATATGTTCTATCTTAATTAAGAAAACAATAGGGGTGTTTCCTTTAAAAATTTTACTTGAAAACTCGCTGATAAAATCTAGTTTTGTATGCTCTTTTTCAATAATTACATCCTTAACACCTAATGAAAACGCATGAAGATACGCCTTGGCACCGCTACCAAATTGCTGTTCGAACTTACCGTGAACCAATACCGATTTCCAATGGTTAATGGTTGATATTTCTGCAACTTGAAGAGATACGGCGTTGTTTTTTCTCATCGCAATTATTTTATGACCTTCACCCGAATAACAAATAATGGCGTTGTTATTTTTGTCGAAATAATAGGTAATGGGCACCACAAAAGGCTTATTTTGATAGATGTACGACAAATGCCCTATATAATTGTTCTCAAGGATAAAGCGGCTTTCTTTTAGATCTAAATTTTGTATCATGGCATTTTAATTTTAAGGCAACATACTAGTAGCTATTAGACCCAAGTAAGTTATTTATTATCGAGGATTTAGACTATGATATTAGTCAGTTTTAAGCTCTATAAGTGTAATCTCAGGTCGCATGCCCAATCTACCAGGAAAACCTAACCAGCCCAACCCACG
Protein-coding regions in this window:
- the secDF gene encoding protein translocase subunit SecDF, encoding MQNKGLVKLFALLFGLVSIYQLSFTFKANQIESEAQEIAINKIPDTEDDFRAKRSIEETNYLESIANDTVYNIGIAKFTYNDVKQKAMNLGLDLKGGINVILQVSVKDILKGLANNTKDPVFNKALDDATELQKNSQNTYLEDFFIAFDRIKGDTKLASPDIFYTKALDGEINGSMSDDDVKGVIRTKIDESIVSAFEVLRKRIDEFGVTSPNIQRLGNSGRILVELPGVKDVERATSLLQSTAQLEFWDAYKGEEFFPFLVQANEVLKDIVKVDTADKEVEPQDEENAEDSQIDALLGEAETDSTAVSSVNPIFDLIKGQGYQGGPVIASFELKDKETVLNYLNLPQVRALLPAEQRYVKFAFGKQKKNSELVDLYALVGNRENVPPLSGAVVTDARNQFGPTGKSEVSMQMNSKGAKVWEEMTGNAFNQGSQIAIVLDNIVYSAPGVTTGPIAGGSSSISGDFTLNEAIDLANVLRAGKLPASADIISSEVVGPSLGQEAIDSGTKSFMIALALVLLWMIFYYGKAGGFADIAMALNILLIFGILSGLGAVLTLPGIAGIVLTIGMSVDANVLIFERIREEIVKGKGQKEAIQDGFSNALSSILDANITTGLTALILFIFGTGPIKGFATTLLIGIATSLFTAIFITRLLVDWYVNRGGKLDFSTALTKNLFRNISIEFLKKRKVAYVVSAVFIVVSLGSLFTNSLDQGVDFVGGRTYQVRFDQDVSAAEITDVLSQPEIFGSADAKTFGSANQLKITTKYKVNETGSEVDEEIRKALYDGLVPYLEGISYEEFIDLNDVNKQVGLLESYKVSPTIADDIKQASVWAVLGSLIVVFLYILFRFKKWQYSLGAVSAVFHDVLIVLGVFSLTYKFMPFSMEIDQAFIAAILTVIGYSLNDTVVVFDRIREFFNEHTSWKFDKVVNVSLSSTLSRTLNTSLTTLVVLLSIFIFGGDSIRGFMFALIVGVIVGTYSSLFIATPIMYDSVNKLQGKKKND
- a CDS encoding pyridoxamine 5'-phosphate oxidase family protein codes for the protein MIQNLDLKESRFILENNYIGHLSYIYQNKPFVVPITYYFDKNNNAIICYSGEGHKIIAMRKNNAVSLQVAEISTINHWKSVLVHGKFEQQFGSGAKAYLHAFSLGVKDVIIEKEHTKLDFISEFSSKIFKGNTPIVFLIKIEHITGKKRKALNI